The genomic segment AATTCTAAAACATGGACATGCTAGAAGGTGTAGTTctgtcctgtaattctataacatggacttgCTGGgacgtgtagttccctcctgtaattctataacatggacttgCTGGgacgtgtagttccctcctgtaattctataatatacaggagagaactacacctcccagcatgtccatattaTAGAATTGCAGGATGGAACTACACCTCTCAGCATGACCATGTAGTTCCTGCTGTAATTCTATAATATGGACATGCTGgtaggtgtagttctctcctgtaattctataacatggacatgctgggaggtgtagttccctcctgtaattatagaacatggacatgctgggaggtgtagttccctcctgtaattctataacatggacatgctgggaggtatagttcctgttgtctctgtatgtgtgtgtgtgtgtatatggctgtacgctgtgtaagtgttgtctgtgtatatatgtatgtgtgtatatggctgtacgctgtgtgtatgtacgGCAAAAGAGAAgaaatatccagctcacctgtcATTGAAGTCCATTCTATCCTCCAAGGTGCACGAGTCCCgccggtcagtccataccggtGCGTATAGCTAATAATTGGGAAAAAGGAGTGGGCTCAGCACCAATATAATAAACTATATAAAAACTTTATTGGTATCTTATTAAAATAGTCATGTCTGGGAACACACTGTACAAAAATAACACAGGTGAAACTTTTCGCGTTTCGGACGCAAGAATTAAAAACAGAAGCGTCCTTAGTCATACGTTACCTGTTGGATGGCCATGGATAGAATATATTGATACTCTGagggtatatatatttttttgtattttttcacaTACTTTTTCATTTATACATACATTtattattttcctttttatttgagGTTTTTCCTCTATAGGAAACCTTAATATTTTGCCCATTTATAACAATACAAGTATGTTCAAGCATGCTTATATAATTTCTCCCCCCCCCTTATGCTCTTTCTAGGTTTTTTCATTTGATATATTTTCGATATAACGGGCTGTAGTCACTATTGCTGAATATTCACAGCAAGGGAATAGAGACTTCAAGAATTTAAAAATCGCTATTTTTTCAGCCTATACATAATCAGatttgctgtgtgtatgtgtctgtgtatatggctgtatgctgtgtgtacgtgtcgtgtatgtgtatatggctgtacgctgtgtacgtgtcgtctgtgtgtatatgtatgtgtgtgtgtatatggctgtatgctgttcaTACGTGtcgcctgtgtgtgtgtatatggctgtatgctgtgtgtatgtgtcgcctgtgtatatggctgtacgctgtgtatacGTGTCgtctgtacgtgtgtgtgtttatatggctgtacgctgtgtacgtgtgtgtgtatatggctgtacgctgtatgtgtgtgtgtgtgtgtgtgtgtgtgtgtgtgtgtgtatatggctgtacgctgtgtgtatatgttacctgtgtatatgtgtgtgtgtatatagctgtgtgtgtgtgtatatggctgtacgtggtatgtgtatatggctgtacgctgtgtgtatgttgcTGTACGCTGTTTGTATGTTTCGCCTGTGttcgctgtgtgtatgtgtcgccTGTGTATATATGCGTATATAGGGCTGTACTCTGTGTATGTGTCGcatgtgtatatatggctgttcACTGTGTATAGTGTCGCCTGTGTATATGTGtgagtatatggctgtacgctgtgcacGTGTcgcctgtgtatatatatgtgtatatatagctaCACGCTGTGGTGTAGTGTCGCCTATGTGTTTATATATATGGCTGTACGCGGTGTGTAGTGCcgcttgtgtatatgtgtgtgttttgtattctctctgtctccccccccGAGAAAGcacatgtcacagctgcggacaggccgggctgaatttgtgtgtgtgtgtgtgtgtgtgtggtgaggacctggaagccagagcattgtGGGCACAGCATCGGGGGCTCACCGGAAGCTGCGATGACGTGCATGTCACTGCGCCTGCGCGACGGACAGTGGCgcggtgcatgccggaataggTTGACAGACACAGCtgccaattatgtatgtagatatgtTACTTTGAAAtgtaacatatttttttttttttattctcttttaGGAAAGTGCACACTGATGACATGGAAGGTAATATAGGAGATGAAGGGATTCACTTTCAAAGCTATTCGTTTGATTTCCTAGAATTTCTTAATCATCAGCGCTTTGAACCAATGGAGTTTTACAACCACCACGAGCATGCCAAGCCTGTGACTGTTCTGTCTTGCACTTTTCCTTCATATGAATGCAGCTCTCAAAACCACAGCGATAACATGCAGCTTGCTACAGACAGAACTTCTAAAACTAAAGAGTTAAAATTAGACGTTCACTCTTCTGTCTCTTCAACTAAAAAGTCAGACACTGGACATTTGCAATGCAACACTCACACGTCAGAGCCCAGCACTCAGGCTGTTCTTGATGGAGCATTTAATGCACAACAATGGGGAATAGTAGGACTTTCTAGCAAACGGTTTCTGGGCAATACCATAAAGCATTCCATTCCAGCGACCCAGGAAGTTCAAGGTGAAAAAGATAGTAAAGATGATAAACACTATTTTCGACAACTGAAGTATCTAATTGATCATCGCTTTTCTTGTACAGTATGCCAAAAATCCTTTAAACAGTCATCACATCTAATGCAACACATGCTTGTGCATACAGGGGAGCGACCATACGAATGTGATGTTTGTGGTCGCTCATATAATCATATATCTAGTCTAATAAGACATAGGCACTGCCATATAGAGGGCACAGAAGCTGAAGGTACCAGTATAATATTAGCAACTGATGTTGAAACTGCTGCAGTGACAGCTACAATGACTAAGTCACAACTAAGTTCTGTTGAGATGCCTGCAGCTGAGTTAAAAGCAAATGTAACCATACACCAAGATGGTCCATTGACTTGCAATTTGTGTTGGAAAGTATTCAAAAAGCAAAGTCACCTTCAGCAGCACCAAATTATTCATACTGGAGAGAAGCCATTTACCTGTACTCTATGTGAAAGAAGTTTCAATCGTCGTGAAAGCTTGAAACGGCATGTAAAGACACACTCTAATTCAGTCAAAGTTTATTGTGAAGTGTGTGGTAAAGCTTTTCGTGACACTACATACTTGTTGAGACACCAGGCATGTCATACGGGTAAAAGAGCAGACCATAATTGTGATGTGTGTGGAAAATCATATGGTACGTCGCAGAGCCTTTTAAGACATAAGCAGATGCATGTGCTTAATATTCCTTTACTACAGCCAACACTTTTACAAACTCCACTTAATGAGAATACCAAACAAACTGTTTCATCAGCTTCATTGGTGTCATCTGAACTTTCTACTAATGTTGTCCAGACTGATCAGGGATGTATGAGTGTTATTGAAACAATTGGGTCTGTATTAGGGCAAACGTCTGTCAGGAAGCAATCATCTTTTTCAATTAATACATGCAAAAACTTCTGTTGTAATATTTGTGGTCGTGGATTTGGTAGGAGAGAAACACTAAAACGCCACGAACGCATTCACACTGGTGAAAAACCACACCAGTGTTTAGTTTGTGGGAAAAGATTTAGAGAGTCCTTTCATCTTACTAAACATCATGTAGTTCACACTCGAGAACGCCCTTACAAATGTGAGTTTTGTGGAAAAGTTTTTGGCTACCCTCAAAGCCTAACAAGACACAAACAAGTCCACCGGCTTCAGCTGCCATGTAGTGTGCAGGCTGGAGTGCTCACTACTGATCATCTCCCTTTTGAGTGCACAGATTGTGGTCAGAAGTTTCCAGATTCTTTTCACCTCATGAACCACAAAGAGCTTCATATGAGTGACAAGCCTTATGTTTGTGACATTTGCAGTAAATGTTTTGGCTTCATTGAAAATTTAATGTGGCATAAATTAATTCACCAAACTACAGAATGTCTAATCCCAGTAAACCAGTTTCAAGAAGCAACAGAAAACAAAATTAACTGCACACAGAATGGTTTAACAAGTACAGTGGCAACAACAAATGAAGTTTCAGATACAGATTCTGCTACCAAGACCTATACTTCTGAGGAGCATCCCATGATTCCGAGTGGTGAGCGGTTCACTTGCAGTATTTGTGGTCACTCTTTTAAGTATTTTTTGGCTTTGGTTACCCATAAATATGTACACTTGGTTAGACGCACTATGGCCTGCAATGTATGTGGACAGAGCTTTACAGGAGCATATGACCTACTCCTTCATCGTCGGAGCCACCTCCAGAAGAGACACTTTATGTGCTCTATATGTGGCAAGCGGTTTTGGGAAGCTGTTCTTCTTATACGACACCAGCGTTGTCACACAGAAGAACTTCCTTACCGCTGCCCTATTTGTGGGAGAGGTTTCTTACATTCCTGGTATCTTCGTCAACATAAAGTAGTGCATACTGGGGAACGTGCGTTCAAATGTGCTTTGTGCAATAAACGTTTTGCCCAGTCATCAAGTTTAGCAGAGCATCAACGGCTGCACACTGTGGCTCGTCCTCAACAATGTCCAACATGTGGGAAGACTTTTCGCTATCGATCCAATCTTATAGAACACCAGAGAGTGCACCTTGGTGAAAAGGTTTATCGATGCGATCAATGTGGCAAGAGTTTCTTTTATATTTCATCAATTTTACGACATCAGAGATCTCATGATGCCAAACGTGATCTTCGCTGCTCTTGTTGTTTGAAACTCTTTAAAGATGCAAAGTATTTTAACAAACACGTTCAAACCCATCAAGGAGGTCGTCCATTTAGATGTGGAGCCTGTGGTGAAGCTTTTAGTAATACTTATGGACTAAAGAAACATCGCCAAGAACATAAAGTAGAAAAGTTTGCTGTAGCTATACTTGCTGGAAGAGAGCATACTGAAGCTTTGTAAACATTATTCCTATTATGGAAGACGTTCTCACTTTTATTATAAGCAGAATCTTTGCTGAATTCTACTTAGTTGTGGTAGTACCTTGTTAACTGTGATGAAGCATGTGCTTCTTTTAAATGCGGCATTAAAAGAGTTGAACACATTTTGAAGAAACGTATGATAAATCATCTGGATGTTTTCCTATCAATGTTTACAATGAATTCTGCTATCTACAGCTTTGTTTTAGATATATTAATAGTTCAAAGGCTATAAACACCTTTTTGAGGCATTTTTcttaacttaccgtatttttcggaccataagacgcactttttcccccccaaatgttgggggaaagtggggggtgcgtcttatggtctgactataaggctgcggggaatgagggtgccgcggtgcagcgggtcatcggcggcacgagcaggctgtaacagcctgccgtgaccacgtgggctcgctcattacatatgcacgcccatcctcccgcccatcatctctcagcgaaaccggcgctgacaggtgggcggggtgatgggcgggggggggggtgcgtgcataattagcagccggccgtgatcacccctggcaactacagcctggagtgatcatgtgcggctgtattcactgccccctgtgcatcattatcagcgcggggtgcagtgaatcagtgtactcacccgtcaccgtgtgtggagcctcccccctgcagcatcgcgtcttcctgtctgtgccggcggtcagctgatctggacactagcggtgcgcaccgcgatgacgtcatcgctgtgcgcgccgctagtatccaccagaatcgatcagcttaccgccggcacagacaggaagacgcgatgctgcagacaacggtgacggctccacacagcggcgctgcagctgagacagagatcggtgcttcagggagtgaggaagggtaagtataaacgtttattttttttttcctgtgccacaggatacacgccatttaccaggatgggggcatatcatgagcaggatagatgggggcatttcatgagcaggatggatgggggcatttcatgagcaggatggatgggggcatttcatgagcagaatggatgggggcatttcatgagcaggatggatgggggtatatcatgagcaggatggatgggggcatttcatgagcaggatgaatgggggcatttcatgagcaggatggatgggggcatatcatgagcaggatgaatgggggcatttcatgagcaggatggatgggggcatatcatgagcaggatggatgggggcatatcatgagcaggatggatgggggcatttcatgagcaggatggatgggggcatatcttgagcaggatggatgggggcatatcatgagcaggatggatgggggcatatcatgagcaggatggatgggggcatatcatgagcaggatggatgggggcatatcatgagcaggatggatgggggtatatcatgagcaggatggatggggggtatattattagcaggatggggggtatataagcaggatcatatacaaggcaggaggatccttatcagaatggggtaccttagtagagaatttggggacagtacccccataacagtgtcagcagcagatcctcgcaccataacagtgtgtcatgaccatattttttggttaaaattttattttcctattttcctcctctaaaaccagggtgcgtcttatggtcaggtgcgtcttatagtccgaaaaatacggtaaatgcatgtattttggcaaaaaaatttttttccatAGTATTACATTCAAAATTTGCTTTGGCTGACTTCTGCCTCTCTTCCATCTATCAGAGTATATTGCCAGCTATGGAATGGTGTTCACAATAAAATTCATCAGTGATCTTTTCTTATCACCTTTTTCCTGAGTGACCTTACAATTTATTGCCAAATCATAtgtcacttaagctgggttcacacatagcgacagtgacaacgacgtcgctattacgtcaccattttctgtgatgcaacagcgaccttgaagtcgctgttatgatcgctgcttagctgtcaaacacagcagaagcagcagcgatcataacgacacgcggcgctgtgctacatgtgcagagagcagggagccgcgcacactgcttagcgctggatccctgcactcctagctacagtacacatcgggttaattacccgatgtgtactgcagctacatgtgcagggagccgcgcacactgcttagcgctggctccctgcactcctagctgcagtacacatcgagttaattacccgatgtgtactgcagctacatgtccagGGAGCCGCGCaccctgcttagcgctggctctctgcattcctagctgcagtacacatcgggttaattacccgatgtgtactgcagctacatgtgcagagagcaggagccggcactggcagcgagagcggcggacgctggtaacgaaggtaaatattgggtaaccagggaaaggtcttcccttggttacccgatgtttatcctggttacagcttaccgcagctgccagacgccggctcctgccccctgctcacttcatttcgtcgctctctcgctgtcacacacagcgatgtgtgcgtcacagcgggagagcgacgaccaaaaaatgaagctggacattcagcaacgaccggcgaccttacagcaggggccaggtcgttgctggatgtcacacacagcaacagcgacgggacgtcgctgcaacgtcacagaaaatggtgacgtagcagcgacgtcgttgtcgctgtgtgtgacaccaccctaactcATATTACAAAAATGTTTTAAGCCAAAGAATACATACATTAAAAGAAATTCAAGGACAGAAAACAAAATGTAATTCTAAATGAATTCCTAAATCATTAATTAGCAAATCAAACTGATTTTATCAAAGGTGATAATTGATAAGACTTTAAACCTGGCACTGTCTTGTTACATTGAAACCTGTCCTAGAATGTTAATTGGTGGGTGCCTGTGTGAATGGGGTACTCTGacctttatattattatattacctttatattattattattattattattatttattaatatggaTATATGGTTATCTTTAGGTCACAACAGGCACTAAGAATTTAAAAAGACAAGATGAGCAGCAGTGTCAGCCTCTTCTTGTAGGGGTTCTCTGAGAATGCGCTAAAATGGCGTCCCTAATATTCAAACTACAGCTGGTCCTAgcctcatgtcagtacgggctgcagACTGAAGATATTTTCCCAAGACCTGTGTTTCAACTCACAAGAGCTGAATCACACATACATATGTCACCTGCCTGTGATGTGTGAAGAAATATTTTAACGCATATTGTGCTTGGTGAGGAGATCTTTAGCTTCATCCCCTTTCTCTGTTAGTCTGACAGCTTTATAGCAAGCACAAGATTGGGTGGCCCAAACTGAAAACATTGAAGAAAATCAACCTGGATATACCCAAATTGAGCTCAGTGAGGAAGAGATATATTTCTTCACATATGACATCCTGACTGAAGTTTGTGTGATGCAGCTCAGCACAGGTCTGGGGAGCTATAGATCTTCAGTCTGCAGCCTGTATTGACATGGGACTAGGACAGAGTGCAGTTTGAATTATGGCAGGGATGCCATTGTATCTCATTCTTGGAGAATCCTTTTATGCGCCACATGCACATGAGACTGTCAGCCAAACCCACTGATATTGACGGGTTAAGCCAACAGTCAAGGCCTTTAGCTTCAGGACCCCTGTATCTCCAGTGTTAGATCAGAATATCTAATAGCAGCACATCAATATACATGGGAAGAGGGTGAGATGAGCATCTTCCTACACGGGCATCTATTTGAAATATTAACAATCCAGGATAGGTTTCTGTGAGAATGACAAAATTGCAGCCATTTTAATGTTTTACTGAGATTAGTTCCCTAGGAAAAACTGTTGTGATTTGCTAAGTAAAGAAGACTTTAAATGATTAAATCATCACATTGGACTGGACACACATACAAGTgcaactcaataaattagaatatcatcaaaaaagttaaattatttcagtaattcaatacagaaagggaaacgcctatattatatagtcattacagagtgatctatttcaagtgttttttcctgttaatgttgatgattagggcttacagccaataaaaacccaagagtcattataccacaaaatacctgcaaaggcttcctaagcatttaaaatggaccCTTAGACTTGTTCAGTtttctacacaatcatggggaaagctgctgacagatgtccagaaggcagtcgttgacacactccacaaggagagtaatccacaaaaggtcattg from the Anomaloglossus baeobatrachus isolate aAnoBae1 chromosome 11, aAnoBae1.hap1, whole genome shotgun sequence genome contains:
- the ZNF865 gene encoding zinc finger protein 865, which encodes MEGNIGDEGIHFQSYSFDFLEFLNHQRFEPMEFYNHHEHAKPVTVLSCTFPSYECSSQNHSDNMQLATDRTSKTKELKLDVHSSVSSTKKSDTGHLQCNTHTSEPSTQAVLDGAFNAQQWGIVGLSSKRFLGNTIKHSIPATQEVQGEKDSKDDKHYFRQLKYLIDHRFSCTVCQKSFKQSSHLMQHMLVHTGERPYECDVCGRSYNHISSLIRHRHCHIEGTEAEGTSIILATDVETAAVTATMTKSQLSSVEMPAAELKANVTIHQDGPLTCNLCWKVFKKQSHLQQHQIIHTGEKPFTCTLCERSFNRRESLKRHVKTHSNSVKVYCEVCGKAFRDTTYLLRHQACHTGKRADHNCDVCGKSYGTSQSLLRHKQMHVLNIPLLQPTLLQTPLNENTKQTVSSASLVSSELSTNVVQTDQGCMSVIETIGSVLGQTSVRKQSSFSINTCKNFCCNICGRGFGRRETLKRHERIHTGEKPHQCLVCGKRFRESFHLTKHHVVHTRERPYKCEFCGKVFGYPQSLTRHKQVHRLQLPCSVQAGVLTTDHLPFECTDCGQKFPDSFHLMNHKELHMSDKPYVCDICSKCFGFIENLMWHKLIHQTTECLIPVNQFQEATENKINCTQNGLTSTVATTNEVSDTDSATKTYTSEEHPMIPSGERFTCSICGHSFKYFLALVTHKYVHLVRRTMACNVCGQSFTGAYDLLLHRRSHLQKRHFMCSICGKRFWEAVLLIRHQRCHTEELPYRCPICGRGFLHSWYLRQHKVVHTGERAFKCALCNKRFAQSSSLAEHQRLHTVARPQQCPTCGKTFRYRSNLIEHQRVHLGEKVYRCDQCGKSFFYISSILRHQRSHDAKRDLRCSCCLKLFKDAKYFNKHVQTHQGGRPFRCGACGEAFSNTYGLKKHRQEHKVEKFAVAILAGREHTEAL